The following proteins are encoded in a genomic region of Zea mays cultivar B73 chromosome 9, Zm-B73-REFERENCE-NAM-5.0, whole genome shotgun sequence:
- the LOC103639216 gene encoding uncharacterized protein, producing the protein MAEVLAEAAALGVVPVEVSAVVKAEEAGLVVVPVEAVVLVAEEELVGEQVRVAALAEAPVQEVALEAAMAEVPVQEAAMVEELVVDTVEVQEVAPEAATAEELVVVPVVATAEALVEATVVVQVLALAAAVVMVLVAEVEVASAAVSESASHMHAWWCKLQAEASARTRSVFPSQGCVDVESSYTDRYPGSYSLRSE; encoded by the coding sequence ATGGCGGAGGTGCTGGCGGAGGCGGCGGCCTTGGGGGTGGTTCCGGTGGAGGTCTCGGCGGTGGTGAAGGCGGAGGAGGCGGGCTTGGTGGTGGTGCCGGTGGAGGCGGTGGtcttggtggcggaggaggagctGGTGGGGGAGCAGGTGCGGGTGGCGGCTCTGGCGGAGGCGCCGGTGCAGGAGGTGGCGCTGGAGGCGGCTATGGCGGAGGTGCCGGTGCAGGAGGCGGCTATGGTGGAGGAGCTGGTGGTGGATACGGTGGAGGTGCAGGAGGTGGCGCCGGAGGCGGCTACGGCggaggagctggtggtggtgccgGTGGTGGCTACGGCGGAGGCGCTGGTGGAGGCTACGGTGGTGGTGCAGGTGCTGGCTCTGGCGGCGGCGGTGGTTATGGtgctggtggcggaggtggaggtggcATCGGCGGCGGTGTCTGAATCAGCGTCTCACATGCATGCATGGTGGTGCAAGCTGCAAGCAGAAGCAAGTGCTCGAACTCGCTCGGTATTCCCTTCGCAGGGGTGCGTGGACGTGGAGTCGAGCTATACCGATCGATATCCGGGATCATACTCTCTGCGTAGCGAATAG